One genomic region from Streptomyces venezuelae encodes:
- the aroQ gene encoding type II 3-dehydroquinate dehydratase: MTDPRPVLVLNGPNLGRLGSREPDIYGATSYKGLVESCRALGAELGFDVEVRETNDEGEMIRWLHEAADGSVPVVLNPGAFTHYSYGMRDAAAQRTAPLIEVHISNPYTREEFRHTSVVAAVATGTVAGFGIGSYRLALRALAEELTDS, translated from the coding sequence GTGACCGACCCCCGACCCGTACTGGTGCTGAACGGCCCGAACCTCGGGCGGCTCGGTTCCCGCGAGCCCGACATCTACGGCGCCACCTCATACAAGGGGCTCGTGGAGTCCTGCCGGGCCCTCGGCGCGGAGCTCGGCTTCGACGTCGAGGTCCGGGAGACCAACGACGAGGGCGAGATGATCCGCTGGCTCCACGAGGCGGCGGACGGTTCGGTCCCGGTCGTGCTCAATCCGGGGGCGTTCACCCACTACTCGTACGGGATGCGGGACGCGGCCGCGCAGCGGACGGCCCCGCTGATCGAGGTGCACATCTCGAACCCGTACACCCGTGAGGAGTTCCGGCACACCTCGGTCGTCGCCGCGGTGGCGACCGGGACGGTGGCCGGCTTCGGGATCGGCTCCTACCGGCTGGCGCTGCGGGCGCTCGCCGAGGAACTGACCGACAGCTGA
- a CDS encoding AAA family ATPase gives MAPGQAPGPVPGPPVGGGPQGGHPPLPSAPPPSGPYPAPNAGSRLGVHPALQAGAPRPQHPTPPPHAAPPAQGPGGPGWGTPGAVPQHPAAPQHPTVPNHSARAPLRADLTGHVPLPPVGAPVAPPVEHGGGTGAATLAVLLIGPAGAGKTTVARHWAQRRRVPTAHISLDDVREWVCSGFADPQSGWNEHSEAQYRLARRTCGFAARNFLANGISCIVDDAVFPDRPVVGLGGWKRHVGPGLLPVVLLPGLEIVLERNAERSGNRRLSDEEVAAIHGRMAGWYGSGLPIIDNSTYDVETTARVLDDVLARAIASPPAW, from the coding sequence ATGGCTCCCGGTCAGGCCCCGGGCCCCGTCCCCGGACCGCCGGTGGGCGGTGGTCCGCAGGGCGGGCACCCGCCCCTCCCGTCCGCGCCCCCGCCGAGCGGCCCGTACCCCGCGCCGAACGCCGGGTCCCGGCTCGGCGTGCACCCCGCCCTCCAGGCGGGCGCTCCCCGGCCGCAGCACCCCACGCCGCCCCCGCACGCCGCTCCGCCCGCCCAGGGCCCCGGCGGACCGGGCTGGGGCACCCCCGGAGCCGTACCGCAGCATCCGGCCGCCCCGCAGCACCCGACGGTCCCGAACCACTCGGCCCGGGCGCCGCTCCGCGCCGACCTCACCGGCCACGTCCCGCTGCCGCCCGTGGGCGCGCCCGTCGCGCCGCCCGTGGAGCACGGCGGAGGGACGGGCGCGGCGACCCTCGCCGTGCTGCTCATCGGCCCCGCGGGTGCCGGCAAGACGACCGTCGCCCGCCACTGGGCCCAGCGCCGCCGCGTGCCCACCGCGCACATCAGCCTCGACGACGTACGCGAGTGGGTCTGCTCCGGCTTCGCCGACCCGCAGTCCGGCTGGAACGAGCACTCCGAGGCGCAGTACCGGCTCGCCCGCCGCACCTGCGGCTTCGCCGCCCGCAACTTCCTCGCCAACGGCATCTCCTGCATCGTCGACGACGCGGTCTTCCCCGACCGGCCGGTCGTCGGACTCGGCGGCTGGAAGCGGCACGTCGGACCCGGCCTGCTGCCCGTCGTGCTCCTGCCGGGCCTGGAGATCGTCCTGGAGCGCAATGCCGAGCGCAGCGGCAACCGGCGCCTCTCGGACGAGGAGGTCGCCGCCATCCACGGCCGGATGGCCGGCTGGTACGGCTCCGGCCTGCCGATCATCGACAACTCCACGTACGACGTCGAGACCACCGCGCGCGTCCTCGACGACGTCCTCGCCCGCGCGATAGCGAGCCCACCGGCCTGGTGA
- a CDS encoding aminopeptidase P family protein, with protein MSEVYADRRVRLRDRCAAAGSPAALVSRPANVRYLAGGSPAGAVLLIGPEPDADVLLCTVAPGGEPADGRLDELLRQQVLPAGGGDPAVAAVDLARRAGADALAVEEHDLTVARHRAMGSVAPGLHLADLACAVEQLRIVKDEDEIACLRIAAEIADQALGELLESILVGRTERHLALELERRLVDHGADGAAFPTSVATGPHSGRRRHRPTDRRVEEGDFLSVCLGADYRGYRCEIGRTFVIGTAPADWQIELYELVFAAQRAGRESLAPGAEYRDVDRAARQILDSGGHAEAAVPLTGHGVGLEIDEDPQLSPSAMGKLDACVPVTVEPGVHLPGRGGVRIDDTLVVRQEADGGPELLTITTKELLAL; from the coding sequence ATGTCAGAGGTGTATGCGGACCGCCGTGTACGGCTGCGCGATCGGTGCGCGGCCGCGGGCAGCCCGGCGGCCCTGGTCTCCCGCCCCGCCAACGTCCGCTATCTCGCGGGCGGTTCGCCCGCGGGAGCGGTCCTGCTCATCGGCCCCGAGCCGGACGCGGACGTCCTGCTCTGCACTGTCGCGCCCGGCGGGGAGCCGGCCGACGGACGGCTCGACGAACTGCTCCGGCAGCAGGTCCTGCCCGCCGGCGGGGGAGATCCGGCGGTCGCGGCCGTCGACCTCGCGCGCCGGGCGGGCGCCGACGCGCTCGCCGTCGAGGAGCACGACCTGACCGTGGCCCGGCACCGAGCCATGGGCTCCGTCGCGCCCGGCCTCCACCTCGCGGACCTCGCCTGCGCCGTGGAACAGCTCAGGATCGTCAAGGACGAGGACGAGATCGCCTGCCTGCGGATCGCCGCCGAGATCGCCGACCAGGCCCTCGGTGAGCTGCTGGAGTCGATCCTGGTGGGGCGGACCGAGCGCCACCTCGCGCTGGAGCTGGAGCGGCGGCTCGTCGACCACGGTGCCGACGGGGCCGCCTTCCCGACCTCCGTGGCGACCGGCCCGCACTCCGGGCGCCGCAGGCACCGGCCCACCGACCGCCGCGTCGAGGAGGGTGATTTCCTCTCCGTCTGCCTCGGCGCCGACTATCGCGGCTACCGGTGCGAGATCGGTCGCACCTTCGTCATCGGCACGGCGCCCGCCGACTGGCAGATCGAGCTGTACGAGCTCGTCTTCGCCGCTCAGCGGGCAGGACGCGAGTCCCTCGCACCGGGCGCCGAGTACCGCGACGTGGACCGGGCGGCCCGCCAGATCCTGGACTCCGGGGGCCACGCGGAGGCCGCCGTGCCGCTCACCGGGCACGGGGTGGGGCTCGAAATCGACGAGGACCCGCAGCTCTCACCCTCGGCCATGGGTAAACTGGACGCTTGTGTGCCGGTCACCGTCGAACCGGGGGTTCACCTCCCGGGACGGGGCGGGGTCCGGATCGATGACACGCTCGTCGTGCGCCAGGAGGCGGACGGCGGACCCGAGCTACTCACCATCACGACCAAGGAGCTGCTCGCGCTGTAG
- the efp gene encoding elongation factor P produces the protein MASTNDLKNGMVLKLDGGQLWSVVEFQHVKPGKGPAFVRTKLKNVLSGKVVDKTFNAGVKVETATIDRRDMQFSYMDGDYFVFMDEQTYDQLMVDRKSVGDAANFLIEGFTASVAQHEGEVLYVELPAAVELTIKHTDPGVQGDRSTGGTKPATLETGHEIQVPLFITTGEKIKVDTRTSDYLGRVNK, from the coding sequence GTGGCTTCCACGAACGACCTCAAGAACGGCATGGTGCTCAAGCTCGACGGGGGCCAGCTCTGGTCCGTCGTCGAGTTCCAGCACGTCAAGCCCGGCAAGGGCCCGGCCTTCGTGCGCACCAAGCTCAAGAACGTGCTGTCCGGCAAGGTCGTCGACAAGACGTTCAACGCCGGCGTCAAGGTCGAGACGGCCACCATCGACCGCCGCGACATGCAGTTCTCCTACATGGACGGCGACTACTTCGTCTTCATGGACGAGCAGACCTACGACCAGCTGATGGTCGACCGCAAGTCCGTCGGCGACGCCGCCAACTTCCTCATCGAGGGCTTCACCGCCTCCGTCGCCCAGCACGAGGGCGAGGTGCTCTACGTCGAGCTCCCGGCCGCCGTCGAGCTGACGATCAAGCACACCGACCCGGGCGTCCAGGGCGACCGCTCCACCGGCGGCACCAAGCCGGCCACGCTGGAGACCGGTCACGAGATCCAGGTCCCGCTCTTCATCACCACCGGTGAGAAGATCAAGGTCGACACCCGCACCAGCGACTACCTCGGCCGGGTGAACAAGTAA
- the nusB gene encoding transcription antitermination factor NusB: MAARSKARKRAFQILFEADQRGASVQEVLADQVRHARSDDRQPPVNDFTMQLVEGYASHVARIDELIATYAVDWDLDRMPVADRNIVRLGAYELIWEDGTPDAVAIDEAVQLAKEFSTDESPNFVNGLLARFKDLKPRLRRDADV; the protein is encoded by the coding sequence GTGGCCGCTCGGAGCAAGGCCCGCAAGCGCGCCTTCCAGATCCTCTTCGAGGCGGACCAGCGTGGTGCCTCCGTCCAGGAGGTTCTCGCGGACCAGGTCCGGCACGCGCGGTCGGACGACCGCCAGCCGCCGGTGAACGACTTCACCATGCAGCTGGTCGAGGGCTACGCGTCCCACGTGGCTCGGATCGACGAGCTCATCGCGACCTACGCGGTGGACTGGGACCTCGACCGGATGCCGGTCGCCGACCGGAACATCGTGCGCCTCGGGGCGTACGAGCTGATCTGGGAGGACGGCACGCCGGACGCGGTCGCGATCGACGAGGCGGTGCAGCTCGCCAAGGAGTTCTCGACCGACGAGTCCCCGAACTTCGTCAACGGCCTGCTGGCGCGCTTCAAGGACCTGAAGCCGCGGCTGCGCCGGGACGCGGACGTCTGA
- the bldD gene encoding transcriptional regulator BldD — MSSEYAKQLGAKLRAIRTQQGLSLHGVEEKSQGRWKAVVVGSYERGDRAVTVQRLAELADFYGVPVQELLPGTTPGGAAEPPPKLVLDLERLAHVPQEKAGPLQRYAATIQSQRGDYNGKVLSIRQDDLRTLAVIYDQSPSVLTEQLISWGVLDADARRAVAHEEN, encoded by the coding sequence ATGTCCAGCGAATACGCAAAGCAGCTCGGGGCCAAACTCCGTGCCATCCGCACCCAGCAGGGTCTTTCCCTCCACGGGGTGGAGGAGAAGTCCCAGGGCCGCTGGAAGGCCGTGGTCGTCGGCTCGTACGAGCGTGGTGACCGCGCGGTGACCGTGCAGCGTCTCGCCGAGCTGGCCGACTTCTACGGGGTGCCGGTGCAGGAGCTCCTGCCGGGCACGACCCCGGGCGGGGCCGCCGAGCCGCCGCCGAAGCTGGTCCTCGACCTGGAGCGGCTCGCGCACGTCCCCCAGGAGAAGGCCGGCCCCCTCCAGCGCTACGCGGCGACGATCCAGTCGCAGCGCGGCGACTACAACGGCAAGGTGCTGTCGATCCGCCAGGACGACCTGCGCACGCTCGCCGTCATCTATGACCAGTCCCCCTCGGTCCTCACCGAGCAGCTGATCAGCTGGGGCGTCCTCGACGCGGACGCGCGCCGCGCGGTCGCCCACGAGGAGAACTGA
- the pyrR gene encoding bifunctional pyr operon transcriptional regulator/uracil phosphoribosyltransferase PyrR has protein sequence MDAQQYSDDARPVLEAPDIARVLTRIAHEIVERAKGADDVVLLGIPTRGVYLARRLAEKLESITGAKIPVGSLDITMYRDDLRLKPARAIGRTEIPGDGIDGRLVVLVDDVLFSGRTIRAALDALGDIGRPRAVQLAVLVDRGHRELPIRADYVGKNLPTSLRETVKVQLAEEDGRDTVLLGTRTAS, from the coding sequence ATGGACGCTCAGCAGTACAGCGATGACGCCCGGCCCGTTCTCGAGGCCCCGGACATCGCGCGGGTCCTGACCCGTATCGCCCACGAGATCGTCGAACGCGCCAAGGGCGCCGACGACGTGGTCCTCCTCGGCATCCCCACCCGCGGTGTCTACCTCGCCCGCCGGCTCGCCGAGAAGCTCGAATCGATCACCGGCGCCAAGATCCCGGTCGGTTCCCTCGACATCACCATGTACCGGGACGACCTGCGCCTGAAGCCGGCCCGCGCCATCGGCCGCACCGAGATCCCCGGTGACGGCATCGACGGCCGCCTCGTCGTCCTCGTCGACGACGTGCTCTTCTCCGGCCGCACCATCCGCGCCGCCCTCGACGCCCTCGGCGACATCGGCCGTCCGCGCGCCGTCCAGCTCGCCGTCCTCGTCGACCGCGGCCACCGCGAACTCCCGATCCGCGCCGACTACGTCGGCAAGAACCTCCCCACGTCGCTGCGGGAGACGGTCAAGGTCCAGCTCGCCGAGGAAGACGGTCGCGACACCGTCCTGCTCGGCACCCGGACCGCCTCCTAG
- a CDS encoding aspartate carbamoyltransferase catalytic subunit, producing the protein MMRHLISAADLTRDDAVLILDTAEEMARVADRPIKKLPTLRGRTICNLFFEDSTRTRISFEAAEKRLSADVINFAAKGSSVSKGESLKDTAQTLEAMGVDAVVIRHGASGAPYRLATSGWIDAPVVNAGDGTHQHPTQALLDAFTMRRRLVGRDEGLGKDLNGRRITLVGDVLHSRVARSNVDLLHTLGAEVTLVAPPTLVPVGVETWPCEISYDLDSVLPKSDAVMMLRVQRERMNAAFFPTEREYSRRYGLDGDRMAKMPEHAIVMHPGPMVRGMEITAEVADSDRCTVIEQVANGVSIRMAVLYLLLGGNDSAATAPSTTRTEESK; encoded by the coding sequence ATGATGCGTCACCTCATCTCGGCCGCCGACCTCACCCGCGACGACGCCGTCCTGATCCTCGACACCGCCGAGGAGATGGCCCGGGTGGCCGACAGGCCCATCAAGAAGCTGCCGACCCTGCGCGGCCGGACCATCTGCAACCTGTTCTTCGAGGACTCCACCCGGACCCGGATCTCCTTCGAGGCCGCCGAGAAGCGCCTCTCCGCCGATGTCATCAACTTCGCGGCCAAGGGCTCCAGCGTCTCCAAGGGCGAGTCCCTCAAGGACACCGCGCAGACCCTGGAGGCCATGGGCGTCGACGCGGTCGTCATCCGGCACGGCGCCTCCGGGGCCCCCTACCGGCTCGCCACCTCCGGCTGGATCGACGCCCCCGTCGTCAACGCCGGCGACGGCACCCACCAGCACCCCACCCAGGCCCTCCTGGACGCCTTCACCATGCGCCGCCGGCTGGTCGGCCGTGACGAGGGCCTCGGCAAGGACCTGAACGGCCGGCGCATCACGCTCGTCGGCGACGTCCTGCACAGCCGGGTCGCCCGCTCCAACGTCGACCTGCTGCACACCCTCGGCGCCGAGGTCACCCTGGTGGCCCCGCCGACCCTGGTCCCCGTCGGCGTCGAGACCTGGCCCTGCGAGATCTCGTACGACCTCGACAGCGTGCTGCCGAAGTCCGACGCGGTGATGATGCTGCGTGTGCAGCGAGAGCGGATGAACGCCGCCTTCTTCCCCACCGAGCGTGAGTACTCCCGCCGGTACGGGCTCGACGGCGACCGGATGGCGAAGATGCCCGAGCACGCCATCGTCATGCACCCCGGCCCCATGGTCCGCGGCATGGAGATCACCGCCGAGGTCGCCGACTCCGACCGCTGCACGGTCATCGAGCAGGTCGCCAACGGCGTCTCGATCCGGATGGCCGTCCTCTACCTGCTGCTCGGCGGCAACGACTCCGCCGCCACCGCCCCCAGCACCACCCGCACCGAGGAGAGCAAGTAA